A single region of the Erythrobacter sp. HL-111 genome encodes:
- a CDS encoding 3-hydroxyacyl-CoA dehydrogenase NAD-binding domain-containing protein, which translates to MRNVAVIGAGQMGTGIAQTVAWHGMKVMLADVDLDRAEAGKANIEKAVTRLVGRGKLEADEAEALLGRITPVPDYAPMEAADLIIEAATEKEEIKQAIFEGASRVLGQGAIMASNTSSIPITRMANHSPDPKRFIGLHFFNPVPVMGLIEVIPGLATSQETTDAVIAFARGLGKEVVLSQDEPGFVVNRILLPMINEAVFVLGQSTAGIEDIDKGCRLGLNHPMGPLQLADFVGLDTCLDILMVLYKTTRDSKYRPAPLLVKYVEAGWLGRKTGRGFYDYTGGAPVPTR; encoded by the coding sequence ATGCGGAACGTCGCCGTCATCGGGGCCGGGCAGATGGGCACCGGGATCGCCCAGACCGTCGCCTGGCACGGAATGAAGGTCATGCTCGCCGATGTCGACCTTGACCGGGCCGAGGCGGGCAAGGCCAATATCGAAAAGGCGGTGACCCGCCTGGTCGGGCGCGGCAAGCTCGAGGCGGACGAGGCCGAAGCGCTGCTCGGCCGGATCACGCCGGTTCCCGATTACGCCCCGATGGAAGCCGCCGACCTGATCATCGAGGCCGCGACCGAGAAGGAGGAGATCAAGCAGGCGATCTTCGAGGGCGCGAGCAGGGTGCTCGGCCAGGGCGCGATCATGGCGAGCAACACGAGCTCGATCCCGATCACGCGCATGGCGAACCATTCGCCCGATCCCAAGCGGTTCATCGGGCTGCATTTCTTCAATCCGGTGCCGGTCATGGGCCTGATCGAGGTCATCCCCGGCCTCGCCACCTCGCAGGAGACGACCGACGCCGTCATCGCCTTCGCCCGCGGGCTCGGCAAGGAAGTCGTGCTGAGCCAGGACGAACCGGGCTTCGTCGTCAACCGCATCCTCCTGCCCATGATCAACGAGGCGGTCTTCGTGCTCGGCCAGTCGACCGCGGGGATCGAGGATATCGACAAGGGCTGCCGCCTCGGCCTCAACCACCCGATGGGGCCGCTCCAGCTTGCGGATTTCGTCGGGCTCGACACCTGCCTCGACATCCTCATGGTGCTCTACAAGACCACCCGCGACAGCAAGTATCGCCCGGCGCCGCTGCTGGTGAAATATGTCGAAGCCGGCTGGCTCGGGCGCAAGACGGGGCGCGGCTTCTACGACTACACCGGCGGGGCGCCCGTTCCCACGCGCTGA